In Mesotoga sp. BH458_6_3_2_1, the DNA window GCATCTCGATCTAAGATCAGTTGCAAGTTGTGGTGTGCCAAGTTGCAAGCATAAGTGACGAGGTTCGGGGTTGGTGGTTGCGGGTTGGTAAGAGCAAAATATCAGTTCCAAGTTGCAGGTTAAAAACCCGAAAGCAAAGACGCCACATCCCGTCATTCTGAACTGGTTTCAGAATCTCGATACTCCTAAGAGCTGGTGGCCTCTGTTGAAGACCACGTTGCAATAGCTCAGCGAGAATTAAAGAATTCCGAAAGACATCAGTCGGACAATCAATGATACATACATGTGATTCATTAAAATGATTATTTTTAACAAATCAATCAAGATATGCGATAATTGCTTCGTACAGTTGCAGTATCCGAATGGTTAGCGAAAGGAAGGAAAGCATGGCAAACCGTGAGGGAAAAAAAGAGACTGAACGAAGAGGACCAGACAAAGCATTTGCAAGAAGATTTTCGATAGGTATTGTGCTGAAGCTTGTGGTTGTGATAATCTCGCTGGTATTCTTCATTTCACTGCTCGGGTATGTTCTCTACAACAACGTTTATGACCTCATCGTTCAAGAACTGGGAAAGAATGCTGTAGATCTTGCGACAAGCGTGTCTCGATTCATAGAGGAGGATGTTGAGTCATTTGTCGCTCTAGCGTCAGTGACTGACTATGAAAACGAAGAGTTCGATACCGAATACTATGAGAGAATGCAACAGGTCTTCCAGGATATAAGAGAGTCTACAGGAGTAAGCTTCATCTTCGCAGAAAAGATGCTCTCCTCTGAGGAAATTGCATACATTTTCGACGGAGAACCCTCAGACAGCGGCCTCTTTTCCCCGATAGGTTCTGTTGATCAAATGGGTGAGCTCGAGCTGAGAGTTTTCAAAGAAGGAATAGCAGAAGCCACTGGCGTAGTAGACTGGCAAGACTGGGGAAAGTTCGTCACCGGCTATTGCCCTATAACGGCTGACTCAGGCGAAGTTGTTGGGTTGGCAGGGGTTGACTTCTCTATTGAATATATCGGAACCCTTCTAAACAGAGTGAGGATCTTTGTAATTATAACGTTTGCCACAATCATACTATTGAGTGTGATTCCCGCATGCAAGATGCTGCGA includes these proteins:
- a CDS encoding diguanylate cyclase yields the protein MANREGKKETERRGPDKAFARRFSIGIVLKLVVVIISLVFFISLLGYVLYNNVYDLIVQELGKNAVDLATSVSRFIEEDVESFVALASVTDYENEEFDTEYYERMQQVFQDIRESTGVSFIFAEKMLSSEEIAYIFDGEPSDSGLFSPIGSVDQMGELELRVFKEGIAEATGVVDWQDWGKFVTGYCPITADSGEVVGLAGVDFSIEYIGTLLNRVRIFVIITFATIILLSVIPACKMLRDRAIALNIDFMTGLHNRRYFEFVLKSCVSHARKSNKPLSLMILDVDMLKVINDRHGHSIGDAVLKSVSERIRSSTRNTDICCRIGGDEFAVILPNAGTDKAEIVGKRILESSSVADVVKEGDSEVALNETLSIGVAEFTSDMKLQDLKEAADSAMYDAKSKGRNTMAVSKPS